The genomic interval TATAGATATCTATATAAAAGATTTAAAAACAAATAACAGTTTCATAATAAAGAGAGATAATATATCTATTTATTATGAAAGTGGAGGTCCAAAAGTATTTTTACCAAGTATTTAATTTTATAGTAAAAGTAATAGCTAGTTTAGAAATTTAAGCTAGCTATTTTCTTAATTAAACTATAATTACAAAAAACTAAAAATGAAGTTGAAGATTTTGGAAATGCTGTAGAAAATACGGTAAATCCATCAGGAATAGGTATAGAAGGGTATATAGCTCCAAATATAACAGCTTATCCATTACTATAATATAAGATTGGAGAAAATTTTATTAAAATGATAATATATTTAGATTGGGAGAGTAGTAAATGAAATTTAGATTTGGATATTTAAAATTAATTGATAAAAGTATCTATAAGAAAGATAAGATTATACTTGTTTGTGATTCTGTAAGTAATAATCAAGATGAAAATATCATAGGATGTTATATAAATGATATTAGTAATTTTGAAAGTAATTTAACTGAAATATGTGAAGAGTTAGATAAAAGAAAATATTCAGGACTAGATGGTCAAGTATGGGGAGCAGATTTTATAGAAGATAGAGTATATATTTATTGGGTGTTTGATCCAGATAATGAGGAAGGGAAGGCAGAAATATCAAGAAAAGGTATGTTAAAATTAATGAAAAAATGGATAGAATTTAGAAAGAAAAAAATTCCAGAAAATTATGAAAAATATGAAGAAATAATAGAAGTAGATTAAGAATTATGAAAAAGCTATATAGATTAAAAAATATTTATATAGCTTTGTAGAAAATATTACTAAAAAAGCTATTGAATTAAGTAATTCCTATAAAAGTAGTGGAGTATCAATAAAAGTGAATATTGATTATGGAAGAAGGTCATAACAGATTAAGTGTATCAGCTTCTAAGTCAAATATGAATTCAAATGGAACTCGCTTAAATGAAGAACAATTCGTAAATGAAAGAGAGATTGGAGAAAGATATGAAAGAAAATAAAATTATAGTTCATAAGAATATCTTAAATATTAATAATTTGATTAGAGAATTTCCTACTAAAATTTTAGAAATAATAGAATTTAAAAATTTCATTATAATTAGAATAGGATATAATTCTCAAATATCAGATAATATATTTTGTATAAATTATGAAAATAAAATTATCTGGAATATTTCAGAAATTATAAAAAAAGATAATGAAGCTTATACAGGAATAAATAAAATTTCAGAAAATATTATTGAAGTTTTTCTATTTATAGGTGTGTGTTATAGAATAGATGTGGTAGAAAGAAAAGTTTTGAAAAAAGAGATTGTTAAGTGAACTACTCACGACTAAAGTCGAGAGCTTCATAAGATAACTGAAAAAGTAAGTTACCTTCTAAGAAGTTTGGTTTAAAAACCCTTATTCTTTTTGGCTAGTCCACGATAGCCACTACTGGATAAGACTTGCATCTACACCGCTACTTTTATCTGTATATTATATTTAAAAGAACAACTATACAGAACAGTGAATATTTTACAAGGCTACTGTTTACTAGCCTTAACTCCATATATTCAGTTGCTAATGTTCTAAATATATTATACACTAAAACTAGTAAAATTGCAAATTTTAGTGCAATATCTTCAATGTTGGTGTTATTCATACCCTACGAGTACATGTCTCACGGCTAACACCCTAACGAGTGCTAGAGCCACGAGTGTTCTAACACATTTAATAAAATAGTAATAAAGATATTTAAAAGAAAGTTCTTAAAAAAATGGAATAGAGTAAGAAGATTAGGAGATACCTATTATGAAAATGAGCTAATAGAAAGAAGTATAACAGAAAAATTAGGAACAAGATTTTTAAATGGAAAAGAAATATTAGCAAAAGAATTAATGGATAATGTAGCAATAATAAAAATATATAGAGAATAAAAATATGACAGGAAAGTTAAAAGTAAGAATTTCATATACTTTTGGAGATACAGGGAAGGACTTAGAGCCATTTACAGAGTCTTATCCTGAATATGGGCAAGGTGGTGAGTTACAAATGATTCCTATTGAAAAAATGATAATAAAATATGATA from Fusobacterium pseudoperiodonticum carries:
- a CDS encoding DUF5376 family protein, which gives rise to MKFRFGYLKLIDKSIYKKDKIILVCDSVSNNQDENIIGCYINDISNFESNLTEICEELDKRKYSGLDGQVWGADFIEDRVYIYWVFDPDNEEGKAEISRKGMLKLMKKWIEFRKKKIPENYEKYEEIIEVD